The genomic window ATCGCTACAAGGACCACGTTTACGTCATCCCGGAGGATGATGCGGATCGTCAGATCGTCAACGGCTTCCGCAACCACGACGCGATCGATCCGCGGGCCATCGATGTGCGAGGCCCGGCCGGGGGATGGTCCAAGGTCCGCAACGCGTTCCTGGAGGAGTACGTCCCGCTGCTCGGCAGGTCGTCGCATGCCCATGTCGTCATGGTCATCGACTTCGACGAGAAGGACGACGCGCGGAGGAGGCTATTCGACGAGGCGATCCCGCCCGGCTTGAGGTCGCGAGCCTTCCTCATCGGCTCAGCGAGCAACCCGGAAAGGCTCCGAAGCGACCTCGGCATGACCTTCGAGACGATCGGCCGGAGGGTCGCCGATGACTGTTCCCGGGATGAGCCTCGGCCCCTCTGGCTCCATGACCTGCTGATCCACATTCGGGCGGAGTTCGAGCGGCTCAAGCAGGCCGTCCGGCCATTCCTATTCCGAGGCGGCTGACCACGAGGCCCGCCCCCGGGGCATGCATGCCGTCGCCGCAATCCGACCGACCGGGCGCGAGATGGCCGCGCCGGCCGAGAGACTGGCGATCCTCGCGGCGAATGTCGATATTACCAGTGATCGCGGTCCGGGTGGGATTCCGGGTCGGCGTCGCGGGGAACTGGACGCATGGGTGAGTCGGGATCGAAGGTGCGGAAGGATCGCCGGTTCCGTCCCGGCGTCGCGGGCGGGCAGGGGCTGGAGCCCCGCGTGCTGCTCACCGCGGCGGGGGCCGCCGCGGCGCGGAGGCAGGCGCTGGTGCAGGCGCGGGCGACCGCCCGGTTGACGCCCACGGCGAAGATCGCGGCGGAGTTCAACTCGTTCCTGAAGGACTTCGCGGCCGTCCAGGCGGCGTACGTGCGGTCGATCAACGAGCAATCCAGCTCGACGGTGACCGTCTCCGCCAACCTGACGCAGCCCTACTCGTCCGGCTCCAGCACGATGACCGTGGACGACGCCACGGTCTTCGGGCCCCAGGGCACCTTCTCGACGCCGGTCGTCGCGACGGCGAGCATCAACGGGGTCTCCACCGGGAACCAGTACACGATCACCGGCGTCTCCGGGTCCAACACCCTGATCCTCGACGTGACCAACTCCACCCAGGCGTCGCTGCCGGCCGGCGCCACGCTGAGCGCCGGCGTCCAGTCCACCACCGCCGAGAGCGCGGGGGCCATCTTCCCCAGCTTCATCATCAACCGCACCAACCTGATGGCCACGAACCTGGTCCAGTACTTCAACAACCTGCCCGGTAAGCTCCCCTACTTCAACGCGCCGCCGCATACGCCGAACAACCGCGGGGCCATCCAGTCCTTCGTCTACAGCAGCGTGACCGGATTCACGACGAACGGCCTGACCCAGCCGACCGGGAATTACGCCGCCAGCCTCCAGGGATCGCTGCTGTCGATCGCGCTGCCCACGACCGCCGGCGCGGACCTGACCATCTACAAGGCGGCCGTCGCGAGCGCCGTGCAGCAGTCCTATCAGCAGATGCTCAACGGCGTGAAGCAGGTCTACGCGGGCCGCCTGAAGATCAACATCCCCGCGTCGAACAACCGGTTCGGGGCCGACGCGAGCGGCAGCGTGCCCAGCGATTACCTCGGCTCGGGCGGGTCGGGTGGCTCGGGCGGGACGGGGAGCGGCGGCACGACGGGCTGAGCCCGGCGCCGGCGTCGGTCGCCTCGGATCACCTCGGGTCGGGCGGGCGGGATGGGCCCGCGGGCTCCGGCTCCGCGTGCACCTCGATGCCCCCGTCGCTCGCGGGGAGGAGCCGGATCCGCAGCCGGCTGCCGGGCTCGATCCGGATCTCCGCCTCGACCGCGACCCGGGAGCCGGCGAGCACGCGCAGGCGATACGCCCCCGGGGCCAGGGCGCGGGACCACGGCCGTTCCGTCTCGCCGGGCGTCGTCCAGGCGAGGAGGCCGTCGTCGACCGGCGTGCCGTCCGGCCGGAGGAGCTCGCAGACCGGGCCGGCGGCGACGGCGGCCCGCAGGCTGCCGATCAGCGCCCCGAGGTCCTCCGGGGCGGCGAAGGTACCCGGCGGATCGAGCCGGGCCAGGGGGGCCTGGAAATCCCGCCTGGCGCGTTCCCGCTCCGAGGGGTTGGTGCCCACGTCCAGGTACACCATGTGGATCCGGATGCCCAGGTCCCGGAATCTGGACCGCAGGAACGCGCCGACGTCCTGCCCGGCCGACTCCCTGAGGCGGGCGCCCTCGCCGTCGGTGAGGACCAGCATCTTGCGAGGGCGAGGCGCGTCCGTCAGGTCCGACATCGCGGCCTGCCGCATCGTCTCGAGCAGCGGGGCCTGGGAGGAGGGGCCCTGGCGCTCGAGCGCGGCGAGGAGCCGGCCGGCCTCCGACGCCCGCCATCGAGCGGGGGGGTAGATGCGGGTGATCGACCGCTCCGGGCCGCCGACGGCGGGATCGCCCGCGTGCGGGGCGGGCCCGCGCGACCCCTCCCCGAACGTCCAGACGCTGACCAGCGTCCCCTCGGGCACGCCCGCCGCGAGCACCCGGGCGAAGGCCTCCCTGACCTGGAGGAGCCGGGAGCCCTGCCGGCCCGTCCTCCTCATGCTCCCGGACCAGTCCAGCACGATCGCCAGCGAGCCGGGGTCGGCCCTCAGCCGATCGATGACCTCGGGGGCGACCTGCACCGCGATCTCCACGGGCGTCGCGAGGGGGGACTGGGCCGGCGGAGGCGGGGCCTTCGCGGCGGCGGGCGGATTGGAGGCGCCGGCCTCGCCGATCGGTCTCGTCGTCCGGGGCCGGTACGACGTCAGGGACATCAGGATGAGGGCCGAGGCGACGACCGCAGCCCCCGCGACGGCGATCCGCCGGAGTGACGCCCCGACGCCGGGGCCCTCGCGGGCCGACGCCCGCGGGGCGGCCCACGAGAGGTCCTCGCGGCGCGGGCGGTTCCCCTGCTTGAGGGAGCGGTCCGTCCCCCAGGACCGGCGGCCCGCCCGGGCCCCTTCGCGCTCGTCCTCGATGGCGTCGTCCGGGCGCGCCAGCCACGACCGCAGCGCGTCGGCGACGTCGCGGGCCGAGGCGTAGCGGTCGGCCGGCTCCTTGCTGAGGCATCGCCGGCAGATCCGATCCAGGGCCGGCGGGACGTCCGGGCGGAGCTCGCCCGGCGATCGCGCGGGGGCGTCGGAGATGAGGCTCGCCAGCACGTGCGTGAGCGATTCGCCCTCGATCGGCGGCC from Aquisphaera giovannonii includes these protein-coding regions:
- a CDS encoding protein kinase domain-containing protein, producing the protein MAEPDHPRTDSPDERRSDSRGDRLEALPRDLRRRWRAGAPRRVEDYLAAEPSLGDDAGLMLELVRAEALALRERGEPADPAALAARFPTLAAEILARSEAGTWPGDDPGRPPPTDPFSDAGPGPSDSTEAAGPGPSTGADAPGAAGDAAVAEADAPLHESDYELRARLGEGGMGEVFEAVQKSLRRRVAVKRMHREALASPGRVRRFVAEARALARLRHPRIVGVHGIGRAADGCHFLAMDLVAGGKTLATRLEDGPVEPRLAATLVASIAETIEHAHGRGVVHRDLKPSNVLLDEDGEPHITDFGLAKVFDEADPDHPLTSADRILGTPHYMSPEQADPRRGPITPRTDVYGLGGILFALLTGRPPIEGESLTHVLASLISDAPARSPGELRPDVPPALDRICRRCLSKEPADRYASARDVADALRSWLARPDDAIEDEREGARAGRRSWGTDRSLKQGNRPRREDLSWAAPRASAREGPGVGASLRRIAVAGAAVVASALILMSLTSYRPRTTRPIGEAGASNPPAAAKAPPPPAQSPLATPVEIAVQVAPEVIDRLRADPGSLAIVLDWSGSMRRTGRQGSRLLQVREAFARVLAAGVPEGTLVSVWTFGEGSRGPAPHAGDPAVGGPERSITRIYPPARWRASEAGRLLAALERQGPSSQAPLLETMRQAAMSDLTDAPRPRKMLVLTDGEGARLRESAGQDVGAFLRSRFRDLGIRIHMVYLDVGTNPSERERARRDFQAPLARLDPPGTFAAPEDLGALIGSLRAAVAAGPVCELLRPDGTPVDDGLLAWTTPGETERPWSRALAPGAYRLRVLAGSRVAVEAEIRIEPGSRLRIRLLPASDGGIEVHAEPEPAGPSRPPDPR